One region of Aquamicrobium lusatiense genomic DNA includes:
- a CDS encoding RES domain-containing protein yields the protein MTPQALADATWRDQMKATGEAPTQAFAARLLAAGYHGLLVRSFAHGASD from the coding sequence ATGACCCCGCAAGCCCTTGCCGACGCCACCTGGCGCGACCAGATGAAAGCCACCGGCGAAGCCCCGACGCAGGCCTTCGCCGCAAGGCTTCTGGCCGCCGGCTACCACGGATTGCTGGTGCGCAGCTTCGCCCATGGCGCGAGCGAT